The Algoriphagus sanaruensis genome window below encodes:
- a CDS encoding sterol desaturase family protein, whose product MISALGYILLGFALMEFSGWFIHKYLMHGPLWMIHKTHHQPSSSFFELNDLFSLLFGGIAVVLILVGVEELDYRFWTGIGISLYGMLYFVLHDVLVHRRLKWFDRPKNPFLKGIFKAHQAHHRTNKKDDAVSFGLFVVPKEFFKHEEK is encoded by the coding sequence ATGATTTCGGCTTTAGGATACATATTGCTAGGGTTTGCTCTGATGGAGTTTTCGGGTTGGTTTATACATAAATATCTGATGCATGGTCCGCTTTGGATGATACATAAAACCCATCATCAGCCTTCCTCTTCTTTCTTTGAACTCAATGATCTGTTTTCACTCCTATTTGGAGGTATAGCGGTAGTACTCATTCTGGTTGGGGTTGAAGAATTAGATTACCGTTTCTGGACCGGAATTGGAATCAGTCTTTATGGTATGCTTTATTTTGTATTGCATGATGTGTTGGTCCACCGTCGTTTGAAATGGTTTGACCGACCCAAAAACCCGTTCCTCAAAGGAATTTTCAAAGCCCATCAGGCCCATCACCGGACAAATAAAAAGGATGATGCAGTATCTTTTGGTTTGTTCGTAGTACCCAAGGAGTTCTTTAAACACGAAGAAAAGTGA
- a CDS encoding DUF6090 family protein, translating into MIVLFRKIRKSLLESNRLTQYLGYAFGEIFLVVIGILIALQINTWNENRKQRIYELKMLRELSNSIQKDKRYFGSMVDRLEQKENAVNELLHLRLTGMENLDSISKYFQITRYEVLFQYNSGPYGSIKSGGIDKISNDSIRTKMEDLYEFLIPRTEKILDKLEGTNTQEEELMEALTERTLINRNGNQIIQRLIIDPKVIHSPEFLHFLQVHKSNTYVAQSRIQAILPAMSELDSMIQGELKLQP; encoded by the coding sequence ATGATCGTTCTCTTTCGGAAAATTCGTAAATCACTCCTTGAATCCAATCGACTGACTCAATACTTGGGTTATGCTTTTGGGGAAATTTTTTTGGTGGTTATCGGAATTCTAATTGCCCTACAAATCAATACTTGGAACGAAAATCGGAAGCAACGCATCTACGAACTCAAAATGCTCAGAGAGCTTTCCAACTCCATCCAAAAAGACAAGCGCTATTTTGGATCCATGGTGGATCGCTTGGAGCAAAAAGAAAATGCTGTAAATGAATTGCTCCATCTACGACTCACAGGAATGGAAAACCTAGACTCGATCAGCAAGTATTTTCAAATCACCCGATACGAGGTCCTTTTCCAATACAATTCCGGCCCTTATGGGTCCATAAAATCTGGCGGGATTGACAAAATTTCAAATGATTCCATCCGAACCAAAATGGAAGACCTCTATGAGTTTTTGATTCCCCGCACTGAAAAAATTCTAGACAAACTCGAGGGTACCAATACCCAAGAAGAAGAACTCATGGAGGCCTTGACTGAACGGACTTTAATCAATCGTAACGGAAACCAAATCATCCAACGACTTATTATTGATCCCAAAGTCATCCACAGTCCAGAATTCCTCCACTTTCTTCAAGTACACAAAAGCAATACTTATGTGGCACAAAGTAGAATCCAAGCTATTCTGCCAGCTATGTCGGAGCTAGACTCGATGATCCAGGGCGAACTGAAATTACAGCCTTAA
- a CDS encoding MerR family transcriptional regulator yields the protein MSTYSIKDLEQLSGIKAHTLRIWEQRYSLLNPKRTDTNIRYYDDEDLKLILNVALLNDNGFKISKIASMRMEEIREEVVKLTDRSLTHDDQIHALTISMIEMDEERFDKVLSGNIQKLGFEQTMLNIIYPFMSKIGVLWQTGAINPAQEHFISNLVRQKLIVAIDKQTSQEGGKKFLLFLPEGELHEISILFASYLIKSKGHRVIYLGQSTPNDDLLAVYKIHEPEYLVTIITTSPASEYVQDYINALSERFSKSKIIVSGYQVIGQDIKLPSNVFQMNYIRDIKQFLEEIVLIPQEK from the coding sequence GTGAGTACCTATTCTATAAAAGACCTGGAACAACTTTCCGGAATAAAAGCACACACGTTGCGAATCTGGGAACAACGCTACAGTCTTCTCAATCCCAAGCGGACGGATACCAACATTAGGTATTACGACGATGAGGATCTAAAGCTGATTCTAAATGTTGCCCTGCTGAACGACAATGGATTTAAAATCAGCAAAATCGCCTCCATGCGAATGGAGGAGATTCGAGAAGAAGTCGTTAAGCTTACCGATCGCTCCCTCACCCACGACGACCAAATCCATGCCTTAACCATTTCTATGATTGAAATGGATGAGGAGCGTTTTGACAAAGTTCTAAGCGGGAATATCCAAAAATTGGGCTTTGAGCAAACCATGCTCAATATTATCTATCCGTTCATGTCCAAAATCGGAGTACTTTGGCAAACCGGAGCAATCAATCCAGCCCAAGAACATTTTATTTCGAATCTTGTCCGTCAAAAACTCATTGTTGCGATAGACAAACAAACCTCTCAAGAAGGCGGAAAGAAATTTTTGCTCTTCCTTCCCGAAGGTGAGCTTCATGAAATCTCCATCCTCTTTGCCAGCTATTTGATCAAATCTAAAGGACATCGAGTCATTTATTTAGGACAAAGTACCCCCAATGATGACCTTTTGGCTGTATACAAAATTCATGAACCGGAATACTTGGTCACGATAATCACCACTTCTCCGGCCTCTGAGTATGTTCAAGATTACATCAATGCTTTAAGTGAACGCTTCTCCAAATCAAAAATCATTGTTAGCGGATACCAAGTAATTGGCCAAGATATCAAGCTCCCCTCGAATGTCTTTCAAATGAATTATATCCGAGACATTAAACAATTCTTAGAGGAGATAGTATTGATTCCACAAGAGAAATAA
- a CDS encoding RNA polymerase sigma factor, with protein sequence MTTLEFSYSLNKLSSSLKPFAMKLTRDVDDANDLLQDTMVKAFTNRDKFTEGTNLKAWLYTIMKNTFITNYQKMVRRGTFVDTTDNLHYINSSDSLIENDAYGSFAMDDIQEAIDKLEDVYKTPFMMHFRGFKYHEIADRLQIPIGTVKNRIHIARKLLKEDLFVYRHKN encoded by the coding sequence ATGACGACTCTAGAATTTAGCTACTCTCTCAACAAGCTTTCCAGCTCATTGAAGCCTTTTGCCATGAAATTGACTCGTGATGTGGATGATGCAAATGATTTGCTCCAAGACACCATGGTCAAGGCATTTACTAACCGAGACAAATTCACGGAAGGGACCAACTTGAAGGCCTGGTTGTACACGATCATGAAAAACACCTTCATCACCAACTACCAAAAAATGGTGAGAAGAGGAACCTTCGTAGACACCACAGATAATCTACATTATATTAACTCAAGCGATAGCTTGATCGAAAATGATGCTTATGGCAGTTTTGCCATGGATGATATCCAAGAAGCAATCGATAAATTGGAAGACGTATACAAGACCCCTTTCATGATGCATTTCAGAGGTTTCAAATACCATGAAATTGCTGATCGTCTCCAAATCCCAATAGGAACTGTAAAAAATAGAATCCATATTGCTCGAAAGCTTTTAAAAGAAGATCTATTCGTCTACAGACATAAAAACTAA
- a CDS encoding adenylate/guanylate cyclase domain-containing protein: MAKILVVDDEEDLEILFRQKYRQKLRSGEYEMLFALNGQQALDLLKEHPDTDMILSDINMPVMDGLTLLANTKEKNPLLKTIIISAYGDMENIRKAMNLGAFDFVTKPVDFQDLEITMEKTLGYIQQLKGTLQAMRENNILRMYVDETVLNFMGGKEIESALMENETIEASVAFIDLVGFTKISENEDPNTVVTLLNEYFDLMVKEIIEEKGSVDKFIGDAVMAVFQGPDHEKRSARAAISIRDQMEAIPEFSEKSHFKPQVSIGINSGEMVSGNIGSKSLKRLDYTVIGDVVNVASRLQSAANAGQILVLDKTAEILHGDFSFQEVGEMKLKNKANPVKVLEIISTIP, from the coding sequence ATGGCAAAAATTCTAGTAGTAGACGACGAGGAGGATTTGGAGATTTTGTTTCGGCAGAAATACCGACAAAAGCTCCGCTCCGGTGAGTACGAAATGCTCTTTGCCTTAAATGGTCAGCAGGCGCTAGATCTCTTAAAAGAACATCCCGATACGGATATGATTTTGAGTGATATCAATATGCCCGTAATGGATGGACTTACCCTTTTGGCCAATACCAAGGAAAAAAATCCATTGCTAAAAACCATCATTATTTCGGCCTATGGGGATATGGAAAATATCCGAAAAGCGATGAATCTAGGAGCCTTTGACTTTGTGACCAAGCCTGTGGATTTTCAGGACCTGGAAATCACGATGGAAAAAACCTTGGGCTATATCCAGCAGCTCAAGGGAACACTTCAAGCCATGCGGGAAAACAATATCCTCCGAATGTATGTGGATGAAACAGTCCTGAATTTCATGGGGGGGAAAGAAATCGAATCGGCATTAATGGAAAATGAAACGATCGAGGCTTCGGTCGCTTTCATTGATTTGGTCGGGTTCACGAAAATCTCAGAAAACGAGGATCCAAACACAGTAGTCACCCTGCTGAATGAATACTTTGACTTAATGGTCAAAGAAATCATCGAAGAAAAAGGGAGTGTGGACAAATTTATCGGTGATGCTGTGATGGCGGTTTTTCAAGGTCCAGATCATGAAAAGCGATCTGCCAGAGCAGCAATTTCGATTCGTGACCAAATGGAAGCTATCCCGGAGTTTTCAGAAAAATCACATTTCAAACCGCAAGTATCCATTGGAATCAATTCGGGGGAGATGGTGTCGGGAAATATCGGGTCCAAGTCACTCAAAAGATTGGATTATACGGTAATTGGAGACGTGGTCAATGTGGCTTCAAGACTTCAGTCCGCAGCAAATGCCGGGCAGATTCTCGTCTTAGACAAAACTGCAGAAATCCTCCATGGAGACTTTTCCTTTCAAGAAGTCGGAGAAATGAAATTGAAAAATAAAGCAAATCCGGTTAAGGTCTTAGAAATAATCAGCACCATTCCATGA
- a CDS encoding TspO/MBR family protein has translation MSKFVKLITSLAIPQLMGGIGAFFTLSSVQSWYLTINRPSWNPPNWLFGPVWTLLYILMGIASFLIWKSEHPDRKKLMTLYFVQLFLNGLWSPAFFGAQSPLLGLVIILPLWMMILACIIHFKMVSKWASILMVPYLLWVSFATALNAAIWWLN, from the coding sequence ATGTCTAAATTCGTCAAGCTTATAACCAGCCTTGCCATTCCTCAATTGATGGGAGGAATAGGGGCTTTTTTCACCCTATCCTCAGTCCAGAGCTGGTACCTGACCATCAATCGTCCAAGCTGGAATCCTCCCAACTGGTTGTTTGGTCCCGTATGGACCTTGCTCTATATCCTGATGGGAATAGCTTCATTTTTGATTTGGAAGAGTGAACATCCCGATCGGAAAAAGTTAATGACCTTGTATTTTGTTCAGCTATTTCTAAACGGCCTTTGGTCTCCGGCTTTTTTTGGTGCTCAAAGTCCATTGTTGGGCTTGGTCATTATTCTTCCACTTTGGATGATGATTTTGGCATGTATCATTCATTTCAAAATGGTTAGTAAATGGGCCTCAATCTTAATGGTTCCCTATTTATTGTGGGTTTCTTTCGCTACAGCACTCAATGCAGCCATTTGGTGGTTGAATTAA
- a CDS encoding amidohydrolase family protein — protein MKKLTQPLLLLALGASVSMAALMPKTAETLFADFVTAPVLADSVKKDSLNYPKFKDLPLKPEREVKFTTQEGTWMSVDVSPDGKTIAFDLMGDIYTMPIEGGKATPLTTGIAYETHPRYSPDGKKILFTSDRAGNDNLWFIDFEKKDTVQVTKDKTGDVPGAHWTPDGDYIVVSKGRRISKLWMYHVDGGGGIQLNENPSSMKTIDPFVSPDGKKVYFSWRTGSWNYNALLPQYQIGTYDFDKGKITSITSRYGSAFTPTLSKDGNWMVYGSRWQEKTGLVLRNMKTGDENWLAYPVQRDEQESIAPQGVLPAMAFTPDSKYVIASYGGKIWKLPVDGSAASEIPFEAEVSLAMGPRLYFNYEIPDTTHKLATQIRDAVPSPDGKKLAFTALNRLYVMDYPNGTAKRVTKHDFTEAMPTWSPDGTQLAFVTWEEKNGGSLYKASLSGNGSLTKISAEPALYSSPSWGPKNRIVVFKAPNRVQFEAEGPFVSGSEAEMIWIPAAGGPARKIMDAGNYGNPHFTQDTSRIYLNGPGGTLLSVKWDGTDEKQLAKISGITPFGSVASDADHAGHDHELADVKYIMGKPYSNADAVNYCMLPEGASAREPQMMPASASTILMAPVGNKALAQVNNNVYIVTIPTAGKVPSINVAEPSASNFPSRQLTEIGGEWPFWEANGKKVHWSLGNGHWVYDIERAEFIEDSVKSAKKAKLLADADSIASLKAQGEAAVKLADSLAKADKKRIDSLFKADKAKFKADSLFKAQLKERESYKPSEHQVKVYFAKDTPKGSILLKNARVVTMKGSEVIENGDILIENNRIKAVGKTGTLDAGNAKVIDATGKTITPGFIDTHSHMWPTWGLHKNSVWIYAANLAYGVTTTRDPQTATTDVLTYADMVEAGMVPGPRVYSTGPGVGYWMYNLKSLEQTKNVLKQYSKYYNTQYIKMYLVGNRQHRQWVIMAAKEQKLMPTTEGGLDYKLNMTQLFDGYPGHEHSIPVFPLYSDVTQTIAQSKMAYTPTLLVAYGGPWAENYYYTTESPLHDPKLNRFTPYNELNEKARRRVGGLGGWFAPEDHVFQKHAQGVNAIVKQGGLAGVGSHGQLQGLGYHWELWSVASGGMDNMDALKVATIIGAEALGLDQELGSIEAGKLADLVIMDKNPLENIRNTNTITHVVKDGRVYDGNTLDEILPTPRKLDASQWTKEAPKVTTSVKE, from the coding sequence ATGAAAAAATTAACCCAACCTTTACTCCTGTTGGCTTTGGGAGCTTCGGTAAGTATGGCGGCTTTGATGCCGAAAACTGCCGAGACGCTCTTTGCCGACTTTGTCACTGCCCCTGTTTTGGCGGATAGTGTCAAAAAAGATTCTTTGAATTACCCCAAGTTCAAAGATCTTCCGCTGAAGCCTGAACGCGAGGTGAAATTCACGACCCAAGAAGGAACTTGGATGAGCGTGGATGTAAGTCCAGATGGCAAGACGATCGCCTTTGACCTCATGGGGGATATTTATACGATGCCCATCGAAGGAGGAAAAGCAACACCACTAACCACTGGAATAGCTTATGAAACTCATCCTCGCTATTCTCCAGATGGGAAAAAAATCTTGTTCACCTCGGATCGGGCTGGGAATGATAACCTTTGGTTTATTGATTTCGAGAAAAAAGACACGGTTCAAGTCACCAAAGATAAAACAGGGGACGTCCCTGGAGCACATTGGACACCAGATGGAGACTACATCGTCGTGTCCAAAGGAAGAAGAATCTCCAAACTTTGGATGTATCATGTCGATGGTGGAGGTGGAATTCAGCTGAATGAAAACCCATCCTCAATGAAAACCATCGACCCATTTGTAAGTCCAGATGGTAAGAAAGTGTATTTCTCCTGGAGAACAGGTTCTTGGAATTACAACGCCTTACTTCCACAATACCAAATCGGGACTTACGACTTTGACAAAGGGAAAATCACCAGCATCACTTCAAGATATGGATCAGCTTTTACACCAACCTTAAGCAAAGACGGCAATTGGATGGTATATGGGTCTAGATGGCAAGAAAAGACAGGACTTGTCCTTCGGAATATGAAGACCGGAGACGAGAATTGGCTAGCCTATCCAGTACAGCGCGATGAGCAAGAATCAATTGCTCCTCAAGGTGTGCTCCCAGCCATGGCATTTACACCAGACAGCAAGTATGTAATCGCATCTTATGGAGGTAAAATTTGGAAGCTCCCAGTTGATGGAAGCGCTGCTTCAGAGATTCCTTTTGAAGCTGAGGTGAGCTTGGCGATGGGACCTCGATTGTATTTCAACTACGAGATTCCAGATACTACACACAAACTGGCTACACAAATCCGAGATGCTGTACCCTCTCCAGATGGAAAGAAACTCGCCTTCACCGCACTCAACAGATTGTATGTGATGGATTATCCAAACGGCACGGCAAAGCGTGTCACCAAACATGATTTCACTGAAGCTATGCCTACTTGGAGCCCTGATGGAACGCAGCTTGCCTTTGTCACTTGGGAAGAAAAAAATGGCGGAAGTCTCTATAAAGCAAGCTTAAGTGGAAATGGTAGCCTTACCAAAATTTCAGCAGAACCAGCACTTTATTCCAGCCCATCCTGGGGACCAAAAAACCGAATTGTGGTTTTTAAAGCCCCGAATCGGGTTCAATTTGAAGCCGAAGGACCATTTGTCAGTGGTTCAGAAGCTGAAATGATTTGGATACCTGCAGCTGGTGGTCCTGCTCGAAAAATTATGGATGCAGGAAATTACGGGAATCCACATTTTACACAGGATACCAGCAGAATATACCTTAACGGCCCAGGTGGAACCTTACTTAGTGTAAAATGGGATGGCACCGACGAAAAACAGTTGGCAAAAATTTCAGGAATTACACCCTTTGGCTCAGTAGCCAGTGATGCAGATCATGCTGGCCATGACCATGAGTTGGCGGACGTCAAATACATCATGGGTAAGCCTTACTCCAATGCTGACGCTGTGAACTATTGCATGCTTCCAGAAGGGGCAAGTGCCCGTGAGCCTCAAATGATGCCTGCCAGTGCAAGCACCATTCTTATGGCTCCTGTAGGAAACAAAGCTCTCGCACAAGTCAACAATAACGTCTATATCGTCACGATTCCAACTGCAGGCAAAGTCCCATCGATCAATGTGGCGGAACCATCAGCAAGCAATTTCCCTTCCCGTCAATTAACAGAAATCGGAGGAGAATGGCCTTTCTGGGAAGCAAATGGCAAGAAAGTTCATTGGTCATTAGGTAATGGGCATTGGGTTTATGATATCGAGCGAGCAGAGTTTATTGAAGACTCAGTTAAATCTGCCAAAAAAGCTAAGCTATTGGCAGATGCAGATAGCATTGCAAGTCTGAAGGCCCAAGGAGAAGCAGCTGTAAAACTTGCGGATTCACTCGCTAAGGCAGATAAAAAACGCATTGACTCCTTATTTAAAGCAGACAAAGCAAAATTCAAGGCAGATAGCCTTTTCAAGGCCCAATTGAAAGAAAGAGAGTCTTACAAGCCGAGCGAACATCAGGTCAAAGTCTATTTCGCAAAGGATACTCCAAAGGGCAGCATTCTTCTTAAAAATGCTCGGGTAGTTACCATGAAAGGCTCTGAGGTAATCGAAAATGGAGATATTCTAATTGAAAATAATCGAATCAAGGCAGTAGGAAAAACAGGAACGCTAGATGCTGGAAATGCTAAGGTGATCGATGCGACTGGAAAGACTATTACTCCTGGATTTATTGATACACACTCCCACATGTGGCCAACTTGGGGCCTTCATAAAAACTCGGTTTGGATTTATGCTGCAAACTTGGCTTATGGAGTTACCACGACTCGTGACCCACAAACTGCAACTACCGATGTGCTGACCTATGCCGATATGGTGGAAGCAGGAATGGTACCAGGCCCTCGCGTCTACTCTACCGGACCAGGTGTTGGCTATTGGATGTATAATCTAAAGTCATTGGAGCAGACCAAAAATGTATTGAAGCAGTACAGCAAATACTACAATACGCAGTACATCAAAATGTACCTAGTCGGCAACAGACAACATCGCCAGTGGGTCATCATGGCTGCCAAGGAGCAAAAATTGATGCCTACCACAGAAGGAGGCCTAGACTATAAGCTCAATATGACGCAGCTTTTTGACGGCTATCCAGGTCATGAACATTCCATCCCGGTATTCCCATTGTACAGCGATGTGACTCAAACTATCGCCCAAAGCAAGATGGCTTACACGCCGACGCTTCTGGTTGCTTATGGTGGACCTTGGGCTGAAAACTATTATTATACGACCGAAAGCCCTCTTCATGACCCGAAGCTTAATCGATTCACCCCATATAATGAGCTGAATGAAAAAGCAAGGAGAAGAGTAGGTGGATTAGGGGGTTGGTTTGCGCCAGAAGATCACGTATTCCAAAAACATGCACAAGGTGTCAACGCTATCGTCAAGCAAGGTGGTCTAGCAGGGGTTGGGTCTCATGGACAGCTCCAAGGGCTAGGCTATCACTGGGAGCTTTGGTCTGTTGCGAGCGGAGGAATGGACAATATGGACGCCCTCAAAGTCGCTACGATTATCGGAGCAGAAGCCTTAGGACTTGATCAAGAATTAGGAAGTATCGAAGCAGGTAAGCTAGCTGACTTGGTGATCATGGATAAAAATCCGTTGGAAAATATCCGCAACACGAATACAATTACCCATGTGGTTAAAGATGGAAGAGTGTACGATGGAAACACTCTGGATGAAATCCTTCCAACTCCACGCAAGCTAGATGCAAGTCAATGGACCAAAGAAGCTCCAAAAGTGACTACATCAGTGAAAGAGTAA
- a CDS encoding DUF4286 family protein yields MILYNITINVTPDIEQDFISWMKAVHIPEVLQSGMFVEHKFYKLLHESEDGSINYSIQFFAESMEKMMEYEQNHAPALRTKTRDRYQDRAVSFRSLLETV; encoded by the coding sequence ATGATCCTCTATAATATAACCATCAACGTAACTCCAGATATTGAGCAGGATTTTATATCCTGGATGAAAGCAGTTCATATCCCAGAAGTTTTACAATCCGGGATGTTTGTAGAGCATAAGTTTTACAAACTTCTTCATGAATCAGAAGATGGCTCGATCAATTATTCGATCCAGTTTTTCGCTGAGAGTATGGAAAAAATGATGGAGTATGAACAAAATCATGCACCCGCACTTCGTACCAAAACGCGTGATAGGTATCAAGACCGTGCAGTTTCTTTCCGTTCTCTTTTAGAAACTGTTTAA
- a CDS encoding response regulator transcription factor, whose product MKIMIVDDEQDVEILFLQKFRKEIKAQKLEVEFAFSGKEALEKLQNSGSTKVVYVFSDINMPGMSGLELLEEIKSKYPNIQVSMISAYGDRENYDLAIKSGAKGFFRKPVNFASLQHEIEGLFTQKRT is encoded by the coding sequence ATGAAAATCATGATTGTTGATGATGAACAGGATGTGGAAATCCTTTTTCTTCAAAAATTCCGAAAAGAAATCAAGGCCCAAAAACTCGAAGTAGAATTCGCTTTTTCTGGTAAAGAAGCTTTAGAAAAGCTTCAAAATTCTGGTTCAACCAAAGTCGTTTATGTTTTTTCAGACATTAATATGCCTGGCATGAGCGGATTGGAGCTTTTGGAAGAAATCAAATCCAAATACCCAAACATCCAAGTCAGCATGATTTCCGCGTATGGTGATCGGGAAAATTACGACTTGGCGATCAAGTCTGGGGCAAAGGGCTTTTTTAGAAAGCCCGTCAATTTTGCTTCACTTCAGCACGAAATAGAGGGATTGTTTACCCAAAAAAGAACGTAA
- a CDS encoding carotenoid biosynthesis protein: protein MHKVVPSRGEPRISRLVIGQSIIVILHAVGLVGLSLPEYQDWFLQLTPVQLLVSLILILFIHRGWNDAFPIFAAAAFWLGFGAELIGIHTGYLFGDYVYGPTLGPMLWDVPIIIGVNWFLLSYTTGVVFRKVPNDVYAALLGASAMTAIDYIIEPVAVELNFWAWKWDQIPMSNYAGWFLVSFLIHLIWRKANFEKENPLAVWLLMAMILFFTILNFTLFLN from the coding sequence ATGCACAAAGTAGTCCCTTCCAGAGGGGAACCCAGGATATCCAGATTAGTGATTGGCCAATCCATCATTGTTATTTTACATGCAGTGGGATTAGTTGGGTTAAGCCTTCCAGAGTACCAGGATTGGTTCTTACAGCTCACTCCAGTTCAACTTCTCGTTTCGCTAATTCTAATTCTATTTATTCATCGAGGCTGGAACGACGCATTTCCAATCTTTGCTGCCGCTGCATTTTGGTTAGGATTTGGGGCAGAGTTAATCGGCATCCATACAGGGTATCTTTTTGGGGACTATGTCTACGGCCCCACATTAGGTCCTATGCTTTGGGATGTGCCCATCATTATTGGTGTGAATTGGTTTTTGCTAAGCTACACGACAGGGGTTGTTTTTCGAAAAGTTCCAAATGACGTATATGCAGCCCTACTTGGAGCCTCTGCAATGACTGCAATCGACTACATCATAGAACCCGTAGCGGTCGAATTAAACTTTTGGGCTTGGAAATGGGACCAAATTCCCATGAGCAATTATGCAGGATGGTTTCTAGTTTCATTCCTAATCCACCTCATTTGGCGAAAAGCCAATTTTGAAAAAGAAAATCCGCTCGCGGTTTGGTTATTGATGGCAATGATTTTGTTTTTTACCATTCTCAACTTCACTTTATTTTTGAATTGA
- a CDS encoding sensor histidine kinase: MTFINLISLFLLYYLKKSAKPEDFTEQIKKYLNYGMILSVVLIALTNTGAPPVYLYQFFSFLLVGGIIYLIVNTPSLEQHKNLAIAPLPIIAVSMLRFLVKLYDVEFYNSIETYIDAAGIFAFIWAVTMGFNHRKEIKERNLEKLIAKEKERQLHLAQERKNELEKLVQERTSEITKQKEELQQALDHLRSTQEQLVQQEKLASLGQLTAGIAHEIKNPLNFINNFSELSSDFITEMEEELEKIPNSSEKENILDLLGDVKSNLGKIRQHGSRADNIVKSMLMHSRGEKGEIKPTDLNPIIQEYSNLAFHGMRANKNPINVDIQLDLEESLPLVNLNAEDFSRVILNLAKNAFDAMRDKINAQGGDYKAKLIFRTKTLKNKVLLEVEDNGPGVPDEIKDKLLMPFFTTKKGTEGTGLGLSITHDIIKSHGGSLEIESEVGTFTRFKILLPLTKT, from the coding sequence ATGACATTTATCAATCTCATTTCCCTCTTTCTTCTTTATTATCTAAAAAAGAGCGCCAAGCCGGAGGATTTCACTGAGCAGATTAAAAAATATCTGAACTATGGAATGATCCTATCCGTCGTGCTCATCGCGCTGACCAATACTGGAGCTCCGCCGGTTTATTTGTATCAGTTTTTCTCGTTTTTGCTGGTAGGTGGAATCATCTACCTGATTGTAAATACGCCTTCACTCGAGCAACACAAAAACCTAGCGATCGCTCCCTTACCAATCATTGCGGTGTCCATGCTGCGGTTTTTGGTCAAACTCTATGACGTCGAATTTTACAATTCGATCGAAACCTATATCGATGCAGCGGGAATCTTTGCCTTTATCTGGGCTGTGACCATGGGTTTCAATCACCGAAAGGAAATCAAAGAGCGAAACCTTGAAAAACTCATTGCCAAAGAAAAAGAACGGCAACTACACCTTGCTCAAGAGCGGAAAAATGAATTGGAGAAGCTTGTTCAAGAGCGAACCTCCGAAATCACCAAGCAAAAAGAAGAGCTCCAACAAGCACTTGATCACCTTCGATCTACCCAGGAACAACTCGTTCAACAGGAGAAATTAGCATCCCTTGGACAGCTGACTGCAGGGATTGCGCATGAAATTAAAAACCCTCTTAATTTCATCAACAACTTCTCTGAGCTAAGCAGCGATTTTATCACCGAAATGGAAGAGGAATTGGAAAAAATCCCCAACTCCTCTGAAAAGGAAAACATTCTGGATCTACTTGGGGATGTCAAATCCAACTTGGGCAAAATCCGTCAACATGGATCACGGGCCGACAACATTGTAAAATCCATGCTGATGCATTCCCGCGGAGAAAAGGGTGAAATCAAACCAACCGATTTAAACCCCATCATCCAGGAATATAGTAATCTGGCATTTCACGGAATGCGCGCCAACAAAAATCCAATCAATGTGGATATTCAACTTGATCTGGAAGAATCACTTCCATTGGTCAATTTGAATGCAGAAGACTTCAGTCGCGTAATTCTCAACTTGGCCAAAAATGCCTTTGATGCCATGCGGGACAAAATAAATGCGCAAGGAGGCGATTACAAGGCTAAATTGATCTTCCGAACCAAAACTTTGAAAAATAAGGTCCTATTGGAGGTGGAAGACAACGGACCTGGCGTACCTGATGAAATCAAAGACAAATTGTTAATGCCTTTTTTCACCACCAAAAAAGGAACGGAAGGCACAGGCTTGGGGTTGAGTATCACTCATGATATCATCAAGTCCCATGGTGGCTCGCTCGAAATCGAGTCTGAAGTAGGCACTTTTACACGGTTTAAAATTTTACTCCCTCTTACCAAAACCTAA